Proteins from one Pseudomonadota bacterium genomic window:
- the argS gene encoding arginine--tRNA ligase, whose protein sequence is MIRKRVVEIINEACDICKTEGILPYDVKTEPIIEIPREEEFGDYSTNIAFLLAPKIRKSPQDIAKILIGRMHFGDVCNKVELAGKGFINFYIKDEIWRQALSEIFNNGLEASMPDVGKGKKVLMEFVSSNPTGPLHIGHGRGAAVGDVLANILKKTGYNVVKEYYVNDAGKQIDTLGESTYARWRELKGEDVVFEDSFYKGAYVKDIAADAIKQGLIIPEDRKEAIDFFAKFAGDTVLDGIKSDLESFGVFFDNYFSETTLHRNGIVEATLESLKTKGYAYEQEGALWFKTSLFEKDEDRVLIKSDGEKTYFASDIAYHKDKFNRSFDILIDIWGSDHHGYIPRMKAGVEATGGRKEDLKVLLIQFVTLLEDGKPVGMSTRSGQFTTLREVLDEVGKDAARFFFLMRKSDAHLEFDLDLAKKTSSENPVYYVQYAYARIASIFRNAKEDGIDIDFLKAKAREQTINGDVALEGDAVRVDLLTVKEEIDLIKSILHLYDILEGSSRSLEPHRITFYLIELVSKFHSYYNKTRILKNEKDLTIARLLLLYMLQYVIKYGLDILGVSTPEKM, encoded by the coding sequence ATGATAAGAAAACGGGTAGTGGAGATAATAAATGAGGCCTGTGATATATGTAAAACTGAAGGTATTTTACCTTACGATGTTAAAACAGAGCCTATTATAGAAATTCCCAGAGAAGAAGAGTTTGGCGATTATTCCACAAACATTGCCTTTTTATTAGCCCCTAAAATCAGAAAAAGCCCTCAGGATATTGCAAAAATTCTCATCGGCCGTATGCATTTTGGTGATGTATGTAATAAGGTCGAACTTGCAGGGAAAGGGTTTATAAATTTTTATATAAAAGATGAAATATGGCGGCAGGCACTATCGGAGATATTCAACAATGGACTGGAGGCCTCCATGCCCGACGTTGGGAAAGGCAAAAAAGTCCTTATGGAGTTTGTGAGTTCCAACCCTACAGGGCCCCTTCATATAGGGCACGGAAGGGGAGCTGCTGTAGGCGATGTGCTTGCAAACATACTAAAGAAAACCGGTTACAACGTTGTAAAGGAATATTATGTGAATGATGCGGGTAAACAGATAGATACGCTCGGTGAATCGACCTACGCACGGTGGAGAGAGCTGAAAGGTGAGGATGTTGTATTTGAAGACAGTTTTTATAAGGGTGCGTACGTTAAGGATATTGCAGCCGATGCAATCAAGCAGGGGTTAATTATTCCTGAAGATAGAAAAGAGGCCATAGATTTTTTTGCAAAATTTGCCGGTGATACGGTCCTGGATGGTATCAAGAGTGACCTTGAGAGCTTCGGTGTTTTTTTCGACAACTATTTCAGTGAGACAACCCTGCACAGGAACGGAATTGTCGAAGCGACCCTGGAATCACTCAAAACAAAGGGCTATGCGTATGAGCAGGAAGGAGCGCTTTGGTTCAAGACGAGCCTTTTTGAGAAGGATGAGGACAGAGTATTGATTAAGTCTGATGGCGAGAAGACATACTTTGCTTCAGATATTGCCTATCATAAAGACAAGTTCAACCGGTCCTTTGATATTCTCATAGATATATGGGGGTCTGATCACCACGGGTATATCCCGAGGATGAAGGCAGGCGTGGAAGCCACTGGGGGCCGCAAGGAAGATCTCAAGGTTCTCCTTATCCAGTTTGTTACTCTCCTTGAAGATGGAAAGCCGGTGGGTATGTCGACAAGATCAGGGCAGTTCACAACTCTCAGGGAGGTTCTTGATGAGGTAGGGAAGGATGCTGCCCGTTTTTTCTTTTTAATGCGTAAAAGCGATGCTCATCTTGAATTTGATCTTGATCTTGCGAAGAAAACATCAAGCGAAAATCCTGTATATTATGTTCAATATGCCTATGCAAGGATTGCAAGTATTTTCAGGAATGCTAAGGAAGACGGAATAGATATTGATTTTTTGAAGGCAAAAGCCAGGGAGCAGACAATAAATGGTGATGTGGCATTGGAAGGAGACGCTGTCAGGGTTGATCTTTTGACGGTTAAAGAGGAAATTGATTTGATCAAATCGATACTCCATCTCTATGATATCCTGGAGGGAAGTTCACGTAGTCTTGAACCGCATAGGATAACGTTTTATCTTATAGAACTTGTAAGTAAGTTTCACAGTTATTATAATAAGACGAGGATTTTAAAGAACGAGAAAGACCTGACTATCGCAAGGCTGCTGCTTCTTTACATGCTGCAGTATGTGATTAAGTACGGGTTGGATATACTCGGCGTATCAACGCCTGAAAAAATGTAG
- the lepB gene encoding signal peptidase I — MKNTKDINMEAIKGKTKSKTREYVESLIIAAIIAFFVRSFFVQAFRIPSSSMEPTLLIGDHLLVNRLSYVMKIPFTDKVIFSLGDPKKGDIVVFRYPIDPDKDFIKRVMATEGDNISIKDKVIYINGKRIEDKWGHYIDNIILPEHVNPRDNFGPYKVPKNSYFVMGDNRDRSLDSRYWGVVTKDHLVGRALILYFSWNVKPDNALGFIRWSRIGNLIR, encoded by the coding sequence GTGAAAAATACAAAAGACATAAACATGGAAGCAATAAAAGGAAAAACTAAGAGTAAAACCAGGGAATATGTTGAATCATTAATTATTGCAGCAATTATAGCATTTTTTGTGAGAAGTTTTTTTGTTCAGGCATTCAGGATACCCTCAAGCTCTATGGAGCCTACACTCCTTATTGGTGACCATCTTCTTGTAAATAGGTTAAGCTATGTGATGAAGATTCCTTTCACGGATAAAGTAATCTTTAGTCTTGGAGATCCAAAAAAGGGGGATATAGTGGTCTTTCGTTATCCCATTGACCCGGACAAGGATTTTATTAAGAGGGTCATGGCAACCGAAGGTGATAATATATCTATCAAGGATAAAGTCATCTATATAAATGGAAAAAGGATAGAAGACAAATGGGGGCATTACATAGACAACATAATACTGCCTGAACATGTTAACCCGAGAGATAATTTTGGACCATACAAAGTGCCTAAGAATTCCTACTTTGTTATGGGCGACAACAGAGACAGAAGTCTTGACAGCAGATACTGGGGTGTTGTCACTAAAGATCATCTTGTAGGGAGGGCGCTTATATTGTATTTTTCCTGGAATGTAAAGCCTGACAATGCGCTTGGATTCATAAGGTGGTCGAGGATTGGGAATCTTATACGATAA